Below is a window of Vulpes vulpes isolate BD-2025 chromosome 5, VulVul3, whole genome shotgun sequence DNA.
GGCCTGCGGGGAAGGAGAAAGCTGCCCACCCCCTGGACGGGGGCTGGTCTCCCTGCCAGAGCCTCTAGTGGCCAACCTCAGGCTGCCCAGCCCTCCTCCCACATGGGGTTGATGGGAGGGCAGCCCCCGGGGCTCGGCTCAGGAGGTGGAGATCAAGAGACCCTGCCAGGGGCCGAGCTGGTGCCTGGGAACCTGAGTGACATGGGGCTCTGATTCCCGGCTCCCCACCATCTCTCCCGCAGACCCCCATCTTCTGCGCACCATAACCCCCGAGACCCTGTGCCACGTGGGAGTGCCCTCCCGCCTAGAGCACCCACCTCCACCTCCGGCCCACCTGCCgggccccccaccacccccgcctCACTACCCCGTCCTGCAGCGGGATCTGTACATGAAGGCCGAGCCCCCGATGCCCCCCTATGCTGCCATGGGGCAGGGGCTCGTGCCCAGCGATCTCCACCATACGCAGCAGTCCCAGATGCTACACCAGCTGCTACAGCAGCATGGAGCTGAGTAAGACCAGGGCAggtgggcttgggggtggggggccagggcaGCAGTAGGCAGGACAGAGGGGGACATCAGGACAGGGGGGAACCAGGAGGACAGAAGGCCCTGACCCCAGGTGACGAATGTGCCCACCCAGCAGCCAGCTGCAGATATATAGCCACAGCCAAGTGCTCTGACTACCTGATTTGGTGAGCATGGCCTGCCCCACTGTCCAGAGAGGCAAACTGGGGTTCCCAGGGGAGGAAATGTTTGTCCTGGTCATGGAACTAGGaagggacagagccaggacttgaacctCGAGCTGTGCCCTCACCCAGACACCAGTGACTTTCCAACCTTTTTCATGGAGTCCAGGGGCTCTGGAGGAAGTTCTAGCCATGGACCCAAGCTTCCACTCAGACTCCAACCAgtagaattatcttttttaagattttatttatttatttgagagacggagagggagaagcagactccctgctgagagacagcctgatgcggggctccatcccaggaccctgagatcatgacccgaactgaagATAGACATccagctgactgagtcacccaggctcccctaaaatcatacttttatctgtttattttacaCACTGAGATGTCATGAAAGCTTTAGTTCAAGGCCAGATTCCACAGCCTCCTTCCCAAGAAACTCTCCTTCCCAGACTCGGTGGCCTGTGCCCTCTGGGGCTTGTTTGCAGCTATGGAGGCTGCTCTCCCTGGAGCCCCCACTATGAAGGGTGGCTCTGGGAATGTCCCCACAGGGAAAGGACCGACTTGTTCATTCCACAGACAGTTCTGAGCACTCTGTGCACCAGGCCCATTGCTGGGCATGATGGGGACACACAGACAAGTCAGGTTCAATAATCTGGGGGGTAGAGAGGAGtgacagaaacagagaatgaCATTACAGAGCAATGGGGGAGCACAGAGGTAAAGCCCAGGGCTTTTTGGAGGAGGTGTCCTCTGGATTGGGCATATCCTGCTGAGACAGGGtgaagaggggaggggggctcagAAAGGGCCAGCCCCCACATGGCACATGCCTGTGTcacccccaggctccccacacaCCCCTCCAAGAAGAGGAAGCACTCCGAATCACCTCCCAACACCCTCAATACCCAGATGCTGAATGGAATGATCAAACAGGAGCCCGGGACCACCACGAGCCTGCCCCCACACCCAGCTCGCGCCCCATCACCCCCCTGGCCTCCCCAGGGCCCACTGTCACCTGGCCCCAGCTCCTTGCCCCTCAGCATCGCCCGGGTCCAGACGCCACCTTGGCAcccgccaggtgccccctcacCAGGTATGTGCTTGGCCTGCTGAACCTCACAGGGAGCTGACCCTTGACGTTGGGTGTGGGGCACAGGGTTGGGAAGTGGGGCTCAGGGCCCACACAGGTGCTTGCTCCTCCCAGGTCTCCTGCAGGACAATGACAGCCTCAGCGGCTCCTACCTGGACCCCAACTATCAGTCCATCAAGTGGCAACCGCATCAGCAGAACAAGTGGGCCACGCTGTACGATGCAAACTACAAAGAGCTGTGAGTGACTCCTGCCACACCCCGCCCCTCCTGTTACCATCTCTGGGGACCCCCAGTCCTGGCATCAGGGTcccagagcagggcctgggagCACACAGGGTGCAGCATCTTCCTGGTTTAGAGAAGCACAGCAGGCTCAGGGCGGAACTAGGATTGGCACTGAGGGTTCCCAGTTTCTGGGCCAGCCCGAGGCCTCCCCAAGAAGGCAGTGTCTTTAGGGTGGGGCCAGTGGGAGTCAAGTCAGAGAGAAGTGGGTGGATGGATATTTtctggctcctcctcccccactcctgcaTTCCAGGAAGGTAGCAGGAAGTTGTGTTGgcagcagccccctccctggagggagggacaaaggggtgggggaggacaggcTGTCCGGCATTCCTAGCTCTCCCTCAGCACCCACCCATGCAGATTCACTTCCTGGGACCAGGCCAAGAGCACTCTGGGACCACTCCCCTCACTCCCGCAGAAGTCCAGTGGGGCTGAGAGTGTGGCTCACTGATTCCCTTTGGACACTGCCAGGCCTGGACAGGGTGGCCTCCTGGAGGTGGGCTCCCCAGCTGTGTGGGATTCTTAGCCAGAAGCCCTCAGGGTTGGGGGGATCCGGCCTGCTGTAAGTTGCTGAAGGATCCCTTGAGGCCCTGCCAGGCCTGGGGGGAGGAGGTCTTCGGGGATCCCACCCTTATGGCCTGGTGAGGACCCCCCTGCTCTTACTACCATATTTTCGGGGTCAGCCCTGCCATCTCAGGCCCTAAGGCCAGGAAGCTGGCAGCTGAAACCCCGGTGTGGCCTGCATACTTCCTGGGTGGGTGTTCCcctggggtgggcaggtgggtggaACCCCAGGCCTTCCTATATAGATGGTAGCCAGGCCCCAAAGCCTCTTCCCTCAAGTTTGGAGTCATTTTCTGTCCATCTTCCTGGGCATCAGGGGCACCGCTTGGCCTGGGGACCTGGGTGAGGATGGGCTAACAGTTGCCCTCTTTCCTGCCACCTAGAGGTCCCCTAAAGGAGCCATACTTGGAATACTTGCCCAGCAATAGATGGGTAAACTGAGACTGGGTCTGGGCTGCACAGagtgcccctctccccacctgggCAGATGGAGGAGTCAGAATGAGGACTCTGGGGGCTTGAGCAAGCCAGTGGACAGGGGCTGGGCCAGTGCAGAGCCGGCGCCTGGTTCCACCGTTTCCATGGCAACCAGCTGTCAGGCCAGTGAGGCTCTGCAGACACAtcccctctcaccctctctcacCCCATCTCCCATGAGGAGCGGTCTTCAGGCAGCGTTCTGGGAAGGAGCCAAGTGTGAGGAGGGGCCATCAAGCCCCCTCCTCAGGAGCTCTCTCCCATCTGGTGGGGCCTCGGGGTTCTGGCCCTGATTCTCTCATCACCAGGGTGGGCTGCTCCAAGCTACACAGAGGAGAGAATATTGGCTGAAGAGTTTGCAGCCCTGAGCTCAGATCCTTCCGGGGACTCAGTTTCCATTTCTGAGAAGCAGTGGCGGtgcggtgggggggagggggggggcagcctCATGAGTGGTTTGAGGATTGGGGATACCAAGAGAGGAAGTTGATTTGGAATGTAGGCATGTGGGAGGGACATTCCAGGCCGGGCTTTGGGGGGGCCTCCAGCGAGTACCCTCACCTGCCCCTAGGCCAATGCTCACTTACCGTGTGGACGCTGACAAGGGCTTCAACTTCTCGGTGGGCGACGACGCCTTCGTGTGCCAGAAGAAAAACCACTTCCAGGTGACAGTGTACATCGGGATGCTGGGTGAGCCCAAGTATGTCAAGACACCTGAAGGCCTCAAGCCTCTTGACTGCTTCTACCTGAAACTGCATGGAGTGAAGGCAGGTTTTGGGGCTCAgcaaggaggggagggtgggagccAGGAACGCCTGAGATTGAAAGACCTCCAGGCAAAGTGAGTGTACCTGCACCCGAACTGTCAGGCTCCTCATTCTCAGCCATGCTTCCTGATTCCTTCTCTACCTTGACCCCAAGTCTGTGCCCTCAGCTGAGACCCTGCCCTAAGCTGGCTGCTGCCTTAGTCCCCAGCCCCAGATGAACTCCCTGTCATCTTACCCCTCCCtcggggctccccactcagggagTGGGGCTCCAGGGGCCCACTTGCCCTCACGTCATCATGCACCAGGCCTGGCTGTTCCTCTAGAGCATTGCCCACCCTGGCCCCTTCCCCTGTCTTCTCCTCTCTGGCTCTCCCCAGACCAGACCATAACCCCCACCTCATCTAAATGACCGCAGCAGCATCCACTTTGGCTGCAACTCATGTTCCCCCTGAGACACTGGTGGGCATGATACTAGCCATTCTTCCAAAGCACCTGGTGCCCTCCCAGCAAAGCCTTGACTTCTAAGCTTAGGCCACAAAGGCTTTTGGGACCTAGCCCTTCACTCCAGTCCCAGACCCGTTGTGGCCATTCACACAGCCCCTGCTTTCCTGAGGCAGCTCCCTCTCTCTGGGATGCCTTGAGAATGCCCATCCCTCCTCTCCTGGGAGACGATTCCTTGACCTTCCCATTCACTCTGCTACTGGCCTGGGTCCTTAGGGACACCTGCCCTGAGGCTCCTTCCCTGTGGAACCTCTAGCCCCACCCCAGGAGTGCTTGACTTGGAGCCCTTGAGCTtcctgggggcagggccaggtgTGTTTCCTCCTGTGTGGCCTGGCACCTTGGCATGGCATGGAGAGGTTGAGGCGATGTGGGTGTGGGAGAGGGTCTGGGGGGTGTGTGGGTTTGGGTGGGAGTGGGTGTTCATGGAGGTCGGCTAGGGTTATGTGAGCGAAGGTGGAGGCATGTGGGGTGTGGACATGGGGGCCGTGTGTCTGTGGAATGCATGAGTGCGTGCACATGGAGGTGAGAGAGTGATGTGATGGTGCCCTCATGGAGGGGAGGGCCATGCCTCCGCCTCCTGGGGAGCTCtggctgggccaggcctggaCTGAGCGgctaaagggagacagaaccagGGAGGGACCCCGGCCCTGATGTATATcggcctctgcttctcccccagctgGAGGCCCTGAACCAGTCCATCAACATTGAACAGTCGCAGTCTGACCGGAGCAAGCGGCCCTTTAATCCTGTCACGTGAGTATCTGACCCTCTAGGGGGTGGTGCCTGGAAGGGCTGGGGAGCACCCACAGTatctgtgccctccctgcctcctgagtCCCCTGCCGCTCTTCTGCAGGGTCAGTCTGCCCCCTGAGCAGGTCACGAAGGTGACCGTGGGGCGCTTGCACTTCAGCGAGACCACTGCCAACAACATGCGCAAGAAGGGCAAACCCAACCCTGACCAGAGGTGAGCAGGCTGGAGCCCTGCCCTGGCGGGCCCTCTTATTtctgaggaggaggggcaggaaggcacCACCCCATGGGGCAGTGTCCCACAGACGGACCCATTTTATGCAAGAGACCTGAGACTCAGACCTAAGGCTAATGGATTTAAGGATGAGGAAGCAGAAGCCTGGCTCTGGAGGAACAGCTCAGTGGTTCCTTAGCTCTAGGCCCTGGGGAATCTCTGCCCCCTAGTGGAGACTCAGGTTCCTCCTCTGTAGGCTGAGGTGTTAATGCCCTTCGGCCCCTGGGAtgctggagctggagccagggCACTGTACATCAGACATGGGAAGGGGGACTGGCGGGCAGGGGCCAGTGGGGCAAGACCCCGGGGGGCCTCTAAACCCCTGTGCACCCCAGGTACTTCATGCTGGTGGTGGCCCTCCAGGCCCACGCACAGAACCAGAACTACACGCTGGCTGCCCAGATCTCAGAGCGCATCATCGTGAGGGTGAGGGCTCCCTCCTCCCAGGGGATCAAGAGTCGTCCCCAGCGTGGGGAGAAACAGCACGCAGGAAAAatactggggtactggggagtcgGGAGCTCAAGTGCTGACCCTGGTAGGCACTAGCTGTGTGGCTTCGGGCAAGTTTCCACCCTCAGAGCCACAGTGTCTCCTTCACAAGAGTGGAGGTGGATAAGACCTGGATAGCCTTCTGCCATCCCACGAGTGACTTGAAAGGTGCCACAATGGGAGGGACAGGTTAAGTTGGGCGTGGTGGGATGAGACTTTCTGGCTGGAGCCGGAGGGGTGGCTGCAGGGTTTCCCCTTTTCCCAGGGCACTGCACGTCCCACCTCCCGTGGGACTgacccagctccccaccccacccccccccacttGTCCTAGGCCTCCAACCCAGGCCAGTTTGAGAGTGACAGCGACGTGCTGTGGCAGCGGGCGCAGGTGCCTGACACCGTCTTCCACCATGGCCGCGTGGGCATCAACACGGACCGGCCTGATGAGGCGCTGGTGGTGCACGGCAACGTCAAGGTCATGGGCTCGCTCATGCACCCCTCGGATCTGCGGGCCAAGGAGCACGTGCAGGAGGTGGGGGCGGGCTGAGGGCGAAGGACAGGGCCGTGGGGCGGGGCGAGCCGAGTTACCCTCGGGAGGGGCCAGGGGCTGAGGTACTACGGGCCGAAGGACTTGGGGGAGGCAGGCAACTCTCGAattctccatccctccatcccgggaccctggtgTTGTAAGGACTCCGTGCCACTCTGCAGGGCCTGTGTTGTTGCCGCAGTCTTGAGCTCCAGGGCCCACTTCGGATgggccgggaggggaggggtTCAATCTGGGCCCTGGGTCCCGTTCAGGTGGACACCACGGAGCAGCTGAAGAGGATCTCGCGCATGCGGCTGGTGCACTACAGATACAAGCCGGAGTTTGCAGCCACCGCAGGCATCGAGGCCACGGCGCCAGAGACAGGTAGGGACCGGCCTGCGCGGACTGGGGCTGGGGTCTGGGAACCCAGCCACCTTGGGGCTCAGTAACCGTGCCCCCTGGAAACCCCactcccaggagcccctctccTCAACTACTGGAACATCCTACCCTCTAGAAGTCCTGCCCCTCAGCCCTTGGAAAACGGGGCCTCCTCAGGTGCCCAGTAGCTCACCTCTTGACACTGGAAGTCCTGGCATCGCGGTCTTAGGTGAAtcctgcctttatctctgcccaCTTCCCCTGGATCCTTACTCCCAGGAATCCAGCCTTATGTCAGGCTGGGGAACCCCACAACCTGAGCCCGGACTGCAACCTTCTGAACACTTGTCCATGGGAACCCCCTGCTCCGGGGCTCCTTGGATCTCAAATCTCTAGCTCCCAGAATTTCGCCCTCCTCCAGTGGCTCCCCCACAACTCCGCAGGTGTCATCGCGCAGGAAGTGCAGGAGATCCTGCCTGAAGCCGTGAAGGACACTGGAGACATGGTCTTTGCCAATGGACAAACCGTAGAGAATTTCTTGGTGGTGAACAAGGTCTGTGGTGGGGAGGGCTGAGGGAGCCGACGGGCAGGGCGGGGGCCAGCGGGAGGGCATTCATCTCCCACTCAGAGACCAGGAACCCTGAGGTGCAGGGCGCGAGGCCGCCCAGCCTCCTCTCATACTGTGCCCAGAGCCCCAGCCTCACCCTCCAGGGAAGGGGGTGAGCACTCCATGGCTAGCAGGGGCCGTGGCAACACTATGGgtgtgtgctcagcagggagagcGAGCTCATGGGGTCTGGTTTTCTTCCCCTTCAAAAGGAGGCTGAAGATAATCACTGCCAAGTCCTTCTCAGGTGGCTGTCAGCTGAAACACCACTCATTGTGGGGACCAAGTGCTGTTTTGGCTGAATAGTTGGGAGCCAAAGCCTGAGACACCACTGTCGTCAGAGAGGCTGGGAGCCTCTGAGAGCCTGTGGTGTTCTGACAGGGTGGAAAGGGCTGGCccagtggaggtgggggtgcatTTTGGAGGCAGGCACAAGGGGTGGGGGAGCCCAGgctggccagggcagggaggctTTGAGGGCCTCCACATGGCCATGGGTTATGGGGCTGCCATCCTGCCCTCCATCGCCCAGGCTCCTGGGGGCTGATGGCGCTCCTTGCCTGTGGCAGGAGCGCATCTTTATGGAGAATGTGGGTGCCGTGAAGGAGCTGTGCAAGCTGACGGACAACCTGGAGACGCGCATCGATGAGCTGGAGCGTTGGAGCCACAGGCTGGCCAAACTGCGGCGGCTGGACAGCCTCAAGTCCACCGGCAGCTCGGGCGCCTTCAGGTGGGGGCGTGGGCCAGGCAGGGCAAGACCCCCTTCCTAGAGGCTCCTCTGACCCTGGACTTCTTGCTGcagccatgcagggagccagttCAGCCGGGCGGGCAGTGTGCCCCACAAGAAGAGGCCCCCCAAGGTGGCCAGCAAGGTGAGGGCAGCATGGACGGGAGGCAGTTTGGACCGGGCCCTCCCTCTGCAGCCTCTCGGACTGCAAGAGCTCCTCTCTCTTCTCAGCTCTCTAGCTCTCTGGCCCCagttccccttcctctccctctgtgctgcacaccccccacccccatcccaacaCCCATAGGAATGAGTAGACTGTAGCACCCCCACATCCAGCAGAGCCCAAGCCCGCCAAGTGACACCACAGGCTCCCTAAGCCTGAACCttttctgcttcttccccctCGATCCTCAGTCATCCTCTGTGGTCCCAGACCAGGCCTGCATCAACCAGCGCTTCCTACAGGGAACCATTATTGCCCTGGTAGTGGTCATGGCCTTCAGGTGATTTGTCCTCTCCCCGGGCTCCAGGGGtggcctgcgggggcgggggggttggagGGAGGTGAGCGGCCCTTGCCGTTGCCCTTGCCTgcctggaggaagaggaagccGTGGCtgggagatcaagccctggcTGAGGTCTTGGGGGAGGTAGTGGCCACCCCCCTCTCTAGGGCCTGCCCCTGGGGCTGGGAAGACGCCTTTACAGGCATCATTCATTCGCAAGCCCATCCCCTGGAGCCAAGGCCTGCAGACCCTGCCCTAGAGAGCAGACTGGGACAGTGGCTGCAGCTCTAACAGTGGCCCTTTCTTGTGGCTCCCAGCGTGGTGTCCATGTCCACACTGTATGTGCTGAGCCTGCGCACCGAGGAGGACCTGGTAGAAACTGATGGGTATGTCCCTGGAGGCCTGGCTGCTGGCCAAGCTGCCAGGACAGGTGGGGCTTTGGTGGGCCACCCAGGGGCAGAGTTGCTATGGAAGCTGTTTCTTCCCATGGGGACCGCACCTCAGGCTCTCAGCCTGCTGGGGcctgcaggggtgggtggggaggtctCCCTGGAGGAGAGGCGACCAGTTCCCCGTCCCTGCCCAAACCAGTGTTTCTCTGTGGTCTACTCTGCTCCTTGAGGTAGCTGGGCCTCTGACAGTCTGGGGCATCTGAGGGGCACAGACTGGGATGGGGGTTGGAAGGTAAGGAGGACCAGGGTGGGACCCTGGGCTGTTTGCCCACTGTCACCTCAGCTCTGGGGCTACCTCTGACTgtgtcttttctctcctcccctgcacttgtctcccctcctcttcttctctgcTGCCCCTTAGCTCTTTTGCCGTGTCCACTTCCTGCCTTCTGGCCCTGCTCCGGCCCCAGCTCGCTGGGGGGAGTGAGGCCCTGTGCCCATGGTATGTGTCTGGAACAAGTCCCCTCCCTCCTACCTCTGGCTCCTGACTCTTTTCCACCATCCTTGTCCACCTCTTCCTGTCCCTCCTGTTCCTCCGGGACTCCCAGGCCTCCCTGTTGAGGCTCTTGCAGTCGCTCTGAGCTCAGCCCACCCTTCCCCAGCAGGTTAAGCCAGAGCTTTGGGACCACTCAGCTCCGACAGTCCCCTGTGACCACCGGGCTGCCAGGCACACAGCCCTCTTTGCTGCTGGGTGCGTGTAGCACTGGGTTTGGAGGGTGGGGACGGGGGAGAGGTGGCCATGTTCTAGGTGGGGGCCCAGCTGCCCAGCTCACATAGCCTCTGGCTTCCTCAGTTACCACTGGCCTGACCCGCTCAGCCCCAGGTCCGGTCGTCCCCACCTTGGACCTGTGCTCCAGCCACCCCTGCCCGGTTGTCTGCTGCTCGTTGTCTACCCCCAGCCTGACCACTGCCCCTAGTCTTGGCCCCAGCTTTAACCCTGGCCGTGGCCTCAACCCCAGTCCCAGTCCCTCCGGCAACCGCTCAGGTATGGCTACCTCGGGTCCAGGGTTTGGGTTGAGGGGGTTTTATGTGAGTCCAGAGAAAGGCCCTAAAGACTCATTAGAGGGAGTGTATCCAGAGCCCAGAATGAGGCTCTGGAGAGAGATTGGTGGGTCTCCCAGAAGGGACGAAGAGACAGATGCAGGTCACCCAGAGTCTGTGAAGTCCTAGAGAAAGCTGGACCAGAGGCAGCCGGTTCCCTCTTCTCAGCCTATCCCTCATTCTGTCCATAGGCCCCAGCCAGATGGCCCTGCTGCCAGTCACAAACATCAAAGCCAAATCCTGGAGCCTATCAGCCAATGGCATTGGCCACTCCAAGCATCCAAAGAGCTCAGAGCCTCTGGCCAGCCCTGCAGTCCCCTTCTCTGGAGGGCAGGGCAAAGCCAAGAACAGCCCCAGCCTTAGTCTCCATGGTCGGACCCGCCGAGGGGCCTCCCAGCCTGGCCTGAGCCCTGCTCAGCCAACTCAGGCCCGGGGCCAGCCAGGTActtgccctccccaccctccatcttCTCAGCCCAGCCACCTGAAGGCCTGGTGCAGGACTGCCAGTCCACAGACATTTGCTGGGTGTTACCGAGTACCACCAGTCGGGCCAGGAACCTTATGTAGATCacctcattcaatcctcacacaCATCCCCGTAGTTCAGATGGGGAAGCGGAGACAGATCATGTGGCCTGTCAGCAGCAGAACCACAGACTGACCAAGTCTGCCTGATGCCAAGGCCACAGAAAAAGCCAGGGGCCTTCCAGGCTTCAGCCAGGTGGCTCTGCTCTGGGTATTGGGCCTCCTTATCAGCTTTCATTTGATGGGTTTTgtggcttaaagaaaaaaaaaaaaaaaaaaggtttagaaaCTGTGACTTGCTAAGATTGAAGTTCAGAGTGATGGCGAAACCCCACAGGTTAGCTGCTCACCAGCCAGCCTTTTCTGTTCCGTGGCTGACTCCCTACAGGGTACTGGGGTGATGAAGACAGGTATGCCCTGACCCCGGATTTCATGCTCAGAGACATGAAAACAGTCATGTAGTAGAGTGACGGGGCTCTGAGGGGACATGtagggctggggggcgggggcacttCATCCAGGCTGAGGTGGGGAGGTGATCAGGGAAGGtctccctggaggaggtgacattggaGCTGAGTCCCTGAAGGACCACAGGAGTTTGCCTGGAAGGGAAATGAGATGGGTACCTTCTGGTATCTGTTCATGAACCTGCAGGCATGCTGGGTCCTGCAGGGGTCCTTGGGTACCTGGGTTAGTCCTCATAGAGCTGAAAACATACCAGGTCTAGCAGATGTTTGGTGACCCCAGCTTCCCCTTCCTAGTGGGATGGTCAGGCAGCAGCCAGATGACCAAGAAAGCCTGTCTCCCCCACCCATCATGTCGCACTTCAGTCCTACCAGTTGGTGCGGGGGTTCATCCACATAGGCCACAGCCTTCACAAGTAGTGTGCTGGTAGGTGTTTAACAGTTGGCTCTTCGGAAAAAAAGCCCTGATTGGTGGCGAATATTCCTACTATGGCTGACTTCAAGCAACCAGCTTGATGCCACTGAACTGAATGTAGAAA
It encodes the following:
- the MYRF gene encoding myelin regulatory factor isoform X28; this encodes MSGAPKPFLGASGPPIKVEPKAPYAPGTLPDSPPDSGSEAYSPQQVNDPHLLRTITPETLCHVGVPSRLEHPPPPPAHLPGPPPPPPHYPVLQRDLYMKAEPPMPPYAAMGQGLVPSDLHHTQQSQMLHQLLQQHGAELPTHPSKKRKHSESPPNTLNTQMLNGMIKQEPGTTTSLPPHPARAPSPPWPPQGPLSPGPSSLPLSIARVQTPPWHPPGAPSPGLLQDNDSLSGSYLDPNYQSIKWQPHQQNKWATLYDANYKELPMLTYRVDADKGFNFSVGDDAFVCQKKNHFQVTVYIGMLGEPKYVKTPEGLKPLDCFYLKLHGVKLEALNQSINIEQSQSDRSKRPFNPVTVSLPPEQVTKVTVGRLHFSETTANNMRKKGKPNPDQRYFMLVVALQAHAQNQNYTLAAQISERIIVRASNPGQFESDSDVLWQRAQVPDTVFHHGRVGINTDRPDEALVVHGNVKVMGSLMHPSDLRAKEHVQEVDTTEQLKRISRMRLVHYRYKPEFAATAGIEATAPETGVIAQEVQEILPEAVKDTGDMVFANGQTVENFLVVNKERIFMENVGAVKELCKLTDNLETRIDELERWSHRLAKLRRLDSLKSTGSSGAFSHAGSQFSRAGSVPHKKRPPKVASKSSSVVPDQACINQRFLQGTIIALVVVMAFSVVSMSTLYVLSLRTEEDLVETDGSFAVSTSCLLALLRPQLAGGSEALCPWLSQSFGTTQLRQSPVTTGLPGTQPSLLLVTTGLTRSAPGPVVPTLDLCSSHPCPVVCCSLSTPSLTTAPSLGPSFNPGRGLNPSPSPSGNRSGPSQMALLPVTNIKAKSWSLSANGIGHSKHPKSSEPLASPAVPFSGGQGKAKNSPSLSLHGRTRRGASQPGLSPAQPTQARGQPDPVPSLTSIQVLETLMPITSQYCAPGDACRPGNFTYHIPVSSSTPLHLSLTLQMNSSFPVSVVLCSLTSKEEPCEEGGFPQSLHTYQDTQGTSHQWPITILSFREFTYHFRVALLDQANCSAEAPIRPATDYYFHFYRLCD
- the MYRF gene encoding myelin regulatory factor isoform X31 → MSGAPKPFLGASGPPIKVEPKAPYAPGTLPDSPPDSGSEAYSPQQVNDPHLLRTITPETLCHVGVPSRLEHPPPPPAHLPGPPPPPPHYPVLQRDLYMKAEPPMPPYAAMGQGLVPSDLHHTQQSQMLHQLLQQHGAELPTHPSKKRKHSESPPNTLNTQMLNGMIKQEPGTTTSLPPHPARAPSPPWPPQGPLSPGPSSLPLSIARVQTPPWHPPGAPSPGLLQDNDSLSGSYLDPNYQSIKWQPHQQNKWATLYDANYKELPMLTYRVDADKGFNFSVGDDAFVCQKKNHFQVTVYIGMLGEPKYVKTPEGLKPLDCFYLKLHGVKLEALNQSINIEQSQSDRSKRPFNPVTVSLPPEQVTKVTVGRLHFSETTANNMRKKGKPNPDQRYFMLVVALQAHAQNQNYTLAAQISERIIVRASNPGQFESDSDVLWQRAQVPDTVFHHGRVGINTDRPDEALVVHGNVKVMGSLMHPSDLRAKEHVQEVDTTEQLKRISRMRLVHYRYKPEFAATAGIEATAPETGVIAQEVQEILPEAVKDTGDMVFANGQTVENFLVVNKERIFMENVGAVKELCKLTDNLETRIDELERWSHRLAKLRRLDSLKSTGSSGAFSHAGSQFSRAGSVPHKKRPPKVASKSSSVVPDQACINQRFLQGTIIALVVVMAFSVVSMSTLYVLSLRTEEDLVETDGSFAVSTSCLLALLRPQLAGGSEALCPCRLSQSFGTTQLRQSPVTTGLPGTQPSLLLAPGPVVPTLDLCSSHPCPVVCCSLSTPSLTTAPSLGPSFNPGRGLNPSPSPSGNRSGPSQMALLPVTNIKAKSWSLSANGIGHSKHPKSSEPLASPAVPFSGGQGKAKNSPSLSLHGRTRRGASQPGLSPAQPTQARGQPDPVPSLTSIQVLETLMPITSQYCAPGDACRPGNFTYHIPVSSSTPLHLSLTLQMNSSFPVSVVLCSLTSKEEPCEEGGFPQSLHTYQDTQGTSHQWPITILSFREFTYHFRVALLDQANCSAEAPIRPATDYYFHFYRLCD
- the MYRF gene encoding myelin regulatory factor isoform X40; amino-acid sequence: MDAPFGDPHLLRTITPETLCHVGVPSRLEHPPPPPAHLPGPPPPPPHYPVLQRDLYMKAEPPMPPYAAMGQGLVPSDLHHTQQSQMLHQLLQQHGAELPTHPSKKRKHSESPPNTLNTQMLNGMIKQEPGTTTSLPPHPARAPSPPWPPQGPLSPGPSSLPLSIARVQTPPWHPPGAPSPGLLQDNDSLSGSYLDPNYQSIKWQPHQQNKWATLYDANYKELPMLTYRVDADKGFNFSVGDDAFVCQKKNHFQVTVYIGMLGEPKYVKTPEGLKPLDCFYLKLHGVKLEALNQSINIEQSQSDRSKRPFNPVTVSLPPEQVTKVTVGRLHFSETTANNMRKKGKPNPDQRYFMLVVALQAHAQNQNYTLAAQISERIIVRASNPGQFESDSDVLWQRAQVPDTVFHHGRVGINTDRPDEALVVHGNVKVMGSLMHPSDLRAKEHVQEVDTTEQLKRISRMRLVHYRYKPEFAATAGIEATAPETGVIAQEVQEILPEAVKDTGDMVFANGQTVENFLVVNKERIFMENVGAVKELCKLTDNLETRIDELERWSHRLAKLRRLDSLKSTGSSGAFSHAGSQFSRAGSVPHKKRPPKVASKSSSVVPDQACINQRFLQGTIIALVVVMAFSVVSMSTLYVLSLRTEEDLVETDGSFAVSTSCLLALLRPQLAGGSEALCPCRLSQSFGTTQLRQSPVTTGLPGTQPSLLLGPSQMALLPVTNIKAKSWSLSANGIGHSKHPKSSEPLASPAVPFSGGQGKAKNSPSLSLHGRTRRGASQPGLSPAQPTQARGQPDPVPSLTSIQVLETLMPITSQYCAPGDACRPGNFTYHIPVSSSTPLHLSLTLQMNSSFPVSVVLCSLTSKEEPCEEGGFPQSLHTYQDTQGTSHQWPITILSFREFTYHFRVALLSHLPLPSPTRIRPTAVQRPLSGQPQTTTSISTGCVTELPSPRWQHSGAWSPGRPFHTGCSGVILEPATRQLSAVHWHSLGD